TATTTGGAAAATATTAGTTCATATATTAAGTACGGGACGAAGCACGATATTTAGAAAAGAGTGTACATATTACAAAACTCTACGGGGGTTACCATTCGCGTTTCATTATAGCCGGGAGAGAATAAATCATGAAGTCAAAATAAACAGCACATTAAGTCATTCTTTTATGCATTCTATTTTCAGCAAACTAGACAAAGCTATGGTATAATACACAaactccttattccttatctcttCCTTGTGTCTACATAATGGGACGCGCTGccatgtgcgtgtgaatatacatGAATTTTCTCGCTAATGAATACTATATCAGCCACTATACGTCAGATCACAAGGCTACTGCTGACCTTGCAAGatcaagatatatatgtaaaatgtacatAGAGCAGCGGAATCAGGTTAATATCTATGgaaacacgcagacacaaaatTTAGTAACGCAGTGCCCTATATTTTTTGGACTGTATTTAGTGCAGAAAATACAAAGCGAGAAAAGCAAGACACACGGGCATATCAGACACAACCCTATGTCAAAAGGACAGAAGAAGTGGTGGtgcattcgattttttttttttttcttggggggaggggtgtcgaAGGTACGTCTCAGATAGCGTCAGAAAttcaaattataatattagtCAACTATGCATTAATCTAATCTGGTCATCAAATACAAAGTAGGATTGTTTattcaatgaataataataaattaaccgGCACCAACGCAGAAAGCAAAATATCATTGTCAAAGACAAGGGGTAACGATGAAATTCAACCAATTTCTTTGAATTCttaaacgacagagagagagagaaagagagagagagagagagagagagagagagatagagagaaaaagagagagagagagagagagagagagagagagagagagagagagaacacacaatatataaaaaaaaatattgaaacagTTTAAAAAGCAGCTTTTTTTTGGtcaataatcatcttcatttcctttttaccGACGACGGGAAGCTGTATATCAGATAGCTgccattctttttctttatcaataatgatggtgcTGACAATAGTGACATGAATCACgacaaaacgacaataataatgaatttaataagagcaaaaatggttgtaataataagaaaaagtctTCCATCTAATTCATAATTCAGTACACCGGTCATTAGTACATCCAACAGAAAAAGTGACCCACAGCTCCCATCctcaacagaaaacggaaccCAAACTTAATTTTCAAAGAGAATCATCCATTAATAATACCAACAGACAGAGGTAAACACATCACAGGCTAGAGGTCCATTAATTTCATTAGATGATTAATCACTTTCTATTTTCACAgctgattttaataacaatttaagtcGATCTTTCCTATGTGTTATTGTGGTAGGAGGCAAGCGGCAACGTATGATTGAAACTTgcaaaaaatgttttattatctCACTATGACTCTATTCCAAAGAAATTAGCATATTCCTTGAAATGAAAGTTATTAGGGAATAGACATATCATGATGAAATGTGTGTTTTCACTGATACTAGTATTACTTTAAAGTTGGCCGTTATTACAAAGATTATGTCTGGCTTTATTACACATGACTAATGCAACGAGAGCAATAAAACCGATATGataatatgtatttctatattgattatataaatacatatacacatatatattcatacacacacacacacacacacacacatatgtgtgtgtgtgtgtgtgtgtgtgtgtgcaggttcgCTTAACTAGCATTCGAAAGCACGATGAttgcctttcctttttgttttgatttgtttatatttgtttcttcgAGATGCAGTATATCAGCTACCAATGATCCTCATGGTCGAAATTCACCCGTGGAACGCTCAACCACATTTCCGTTTCATCAACAATGGACATCTCTGACGTCAGTCCTTATACTGCAGTGGGACGACCCATTAAGTATTCTCCTATTACAGGCAAATCGATACGTCCTTTGTACTCAGCATTTGCTTCTGTGCCAATTATCCTCGCAGCTGCATTACCCATTACCACCGCAGACTCTCCCGCACCTTCCCGCACCTGCGCCAACGGAGGAGCAGCCATAATGTGTTATAATAACCATGACTTCATTATACTTATAAAGTGCGAGCAAACTGAATTTTATTGCATTTCATACTATtgcattcttattactatatcattattattatcattattttcataaatgttattattattattaccattattactatcgttcttattaccattattactatcgttcttattaccattattattaaacagtaatactaatcatgatatcATAAGTAATTCACAACTCCCTTGCACGAGTTAGAATCCAGACGgagattattatcatccttttcattattgctattattatctctgTCATCATTAACCTCCTTCAGAAACCTCGTGCAAGCCAAACCAGGGACGCAGCTGGTTCTGCAGACGGAGGCAGCCAAAGCCCCTCTGGTGATCGTGGCTGTAGGATGCGACCACTACCGACGTCTTCCAGCGCACCTCCTTCAGGGCAAAGTGGTGGTGGACGTGGCCAACCCTACTTCTCCGAGAGACACCAGGTtgctcgtctttttctttctttctttcttttctctctttctttctctttatttgtgaGGAGGatgacgcgcgcgcgcgtgtgagtgtgtgtgtatgtgtgtgtgtgtgtgtgtgtgagtgtgtttgagtgaggcAGCTGTACTTGTGAGTCTCTGGTACTGCGTATCGAATGCAAAATCCAGATATTGACAGATTTATGAGATATTTCCTCTTATGCGTTTCTACTGTGttttattaatgtgttttttGCAATCCACATACTTTCAGCCAACCAAGTTTCGCTGAAGAGTTACAGAACTTGATACCCAAAGCTCAAGTCGTGAAGGCTTTTAATGTTCTCTCAGCCTACGCTTTGGAAAACAATGTCCAGCAGGCAGCGAAACAGGTCAGTGATAAGGGAAACCATGTAATGTGTAAATAGTGAATGGTATTGTTCTTAAGCAGTGCGTGTGCCGGGATGCTATTCACGCATACGATATAATCACgacgccatcatcatcacagcaTCGATTCCACAACACCataattaccatcaacattataattaacaCCATGCAAACACGATCGTGAGCACAGGCGCAAAGATAACAAAACAaaggcaacaaaaacaatacagacattcataacaataacaataataaaagaaacaccaTAAGGACAAGAACGAGAACCGAACGATAAGACCCAAACTGAGACCCACTTTCAACACGAAACAGAAGAAAGTATGATTTACTTTTCTGAATTTCATCGTGGCTGCGTTCCTgttactccctcttctcccacgtTCACGCAGGTCCCCGTAGCGTCGGACTGGAAAAGGGCGAAGAGCCTGGTGATCGAACTGGTCAAGAAGATGGGTTACACGCCCGTGGATCGAGGGGACCTCAAGTCGGCCAGAGAGATCGAGGCCATCCCGCTGCAACTCATGCCGTCGTGGCAGAGGCCGCTCACCATCGTGGGCATCATGTGGCTCATACACTACCTCATCCTGTTTTTAAAGTAGGTCGATAcgtctgtttttctatatttatcttcttcgtcttctttctctgtttacctCCTTTCTTTAAGGCGTTCTGAGAGAGTATTCCAGTGCCTTTTTTGGCCAAAAGAGtaatcttgtttcttttttcgtgtGTCGTATTTTATTCAAGTAGAGGACCCGTATGCTTAGCTTAGATTTCAAAAGCAAGGATTTTCCTGAACCGAGGCTTTTTTTACACCCGAATGACAACCGTCTGCCACGGATATAAAAAGCTTTATGTACAGATTTCCCCGACCAAGAAACCTTCCTTAGCATGACGAAACCTGAACCCCAAATGGCACACAAGGTAAAGCCCATGCACCCTTATCTAACCCTTCTCCCTCAGCATGTTAAAAGGTTCCAGATGTGCGGCGCCCTTCACGAGGGAGAGACCTGGACGGAGAGAACCTTCAAACACCTGGCGCTCCTCAACCTGAACCGCGCCTCGGCCATCACCGCTCTCTGGACCCTTTCGCTGTGCTACCTGCCTGGTGAGTGGGGCCGCGGAAGGATTTCCTCCGTCATTGTtagttcattcattcatgcattcattcattcacctattcactcattcattcagttatttattcattcagttatccgtgtgtatatgtacacacacacacacacacacatatatatatatatatatatatatatatatatatatatatatatatatatatatatatgtacatatatatacatatatatatacatatatgtatatatataatatttatttctctctgtttctttccttctttcttctttccaggTGCGATAGcagttattatattttctttttttcattcatttttctttctttccaggcGTGATAGCAGCTTACTTGCAGCTCATCCGGGGAACGAAGTACAACAGATTTCCCAGCTGGCTCGACGCGTGGCTCAAGATGAGGAAGCAACTCGGGCTATCCATGCTGTTTCTTGCAACTGTTCACGTGAGTTAGATAAGTTTATTACACAGCTCTTAATGCTTTGAAGTTTACCTGCGTGCATGACGTGACGTACCACTGATTTCGAGCCAGTTCGGATCAGTACGTGATATCCGAAAAGTATAAAATATGCAAGTATATGCACGCACCCGTCGGAGACATTAAGCGGATGATTTGACGAAGTAACATCAATTATTTACCGTCACATGGCAACCGACGGTGGGTGTACAACTGTAACTTCCTACAATCCATCTCGGTTTTTGCAGTTGTCCATTTTCATTCACATTCTTCTGAGTAAATCCTAGAATTAATACTGATCGACCCGCACACGCCCAACTGGGTACGTACGCACAGAAACTAGTACGCTTAAGGGCGCATTCACACGCTCATTAGCAcagcgcacaaacacatacacctctatgtctacctgcccccccccccctctctctctctccatctgcctatttatctatttatatatctctctgtctgtctgtctgtcgttctctctctctctctctctctctctctctctctctctctctctctctctctctctctctctctctctctctctctctctctctctctctctctcgctctctcttcttctctctctctctctctctcttctctctctctcttctctctctctctctctctctctctctctctctctctctctctctctctctctctctctctctctctctctctctctctctctctctctctctctcacacacacacacacacacccacacacacgcacacacacgcacacacacacacacacacacacacgcacatacacacacatgtatatagatagatagatagatagatagatatagatatagatatagatatagatatagatatagatatagaaatacatatacatatacatatacatatgtatatatacatatatatatatatatatatatatatatatatatatatatatatatatatatatataatatacatgcatatatatatatgtatatttatatatgcaaaaccGGAAAGTTTTAAGGCCTACATCGGCTGCCTGTTCCAGACGTGCCTCGGCCTTGCCGTGTGGTCGAGCAGGTACGACGGCCTGGTGTGGGAGAAGCCGCTCATTTTCTCCGCCAATGTCAAGGTCAACGAAACGACTTTTGTTTCGAAGAATATAACGGTCCACGATTCATTGATGAGCCTTCAGGGAGAATTATTTCTTACCTTTGGTGTGTAGCAgactaaaagttttttttttttctttttaagttatGATAAAGGTTATATTCTCATGTGAAGTAAAGCTGTCGATAAAGCGAGTACAAACAAAAATATCGAAGAGTGACCtaatgccattttttttcttgtctttccttttcttctgtttttttatagGAATGTTTTCAATGTTCATAACCTTCATTTTGGGCGTGTCTTCTTTGCCCTCCGTGGGAGCGACGCTGACGTGGCGGGAGTTCACCTTCATCCAGAGCAAGCTTGGCTGGATGGCGCTGGTCACGGGCACGATCCACGACGGCCTCCTCGGCTGGGGCTTCTCGATCAATGACTACCTGGTGTGCTCACTGCCCTCGGGCGCCCAGGTGAGAGGTCATTTGCACTAGAATCACACACttggcaattgtgtgtgtgtgtgtgtgtgttcgtatatacaaacatgtagatagataatttCTGCTGTTGCTTATTCAATTTGCTATTTTGAAACATGATTTCATTATTCTATCCCCTCCGCCCGCTCCCAGTATGCCTTGCATTTCCCGCTGCTGACGATCGCGTTCAAGTTGCCTCTCCTGTTGCCCTGCGTTGACAACGCCCTGCAGAAAATCCGGCGGGGCCacgacaggaagaagaagaagactgttTCCCCGATTAACAGCCAGCCGCTCGACATGACCAGACGTCAGCGAggtacttcttctctctccctatctctctctctctctctctctctctctctctctctctctctctctctctctctctctctctctctctctctctctctctctctctctctctctctctctctctctctctctctctctctctctctctctctctctctctctctctctctctctctctctctctctctctctctctctctctctctctctctctctctctctctctctctctctctctctgtctgtattccTTTGCTGTATCACCTAAATTATTATGAAGAGATAATCTGAAGCCTGGAATTGATAAGACATAAGCTTGATAGTTCACTTGTCAACGAATGCCtgttaaaaaacatatatattttgttattcatacCTTAATATTAACATTGCCCACCGTAAGAATTGCAGGAGTTGAGTTGATTACATGATAAAGACTACtatgtataatattattgttaccccTTAAGTTACtgctgttttttttcgttttctttatacaAGATATAGCTTAATCGTTTTCTTCGATGTTGTAAGGGTAACCCTAATGTTTTTACGATTTCATATTAATAAGCTTAGGAAGAATACGAGAACTTATATAAGAATTAAACTTTTCTTATGTTTAGGTCATATGAATAATAGATTAACAGACTGTAATTAGGTATGAACAACTAGGAAATACGTgacgatattgaaaaaaaaaatgtaattgttatcatatttgcCTTGTATCGGCTAATGAATTTACACAGATTACAAAGTTATTAAGCAGGAGAAGCAATAATAGCATTTAGATCATATcggtcttccttcttccttcatgaTAGATATAGGCCTACTTTTTTCCTTCAATTCTACTACTTATCATTATAGCATTTCACTTTGGCTCTCGTTTAGTCACCtagttattcattattcattaatttatatattaatttgttcattcatttatctgttcatctatttattcatcttctaTTTCGCATGAATTCCAGGGCAGGTTCATATATCTTTCAAAACTTATTCGGATATAATACAGATAATAGTTTCTCTTCGATTTACTCAAATAGCGTATATTATTTGGCTGCCTACTTCAGTGCTCTTACGTAGTTTCTGAATTAAATCTCGCTCCTACATTTATTTCAAGTTTCGAATGTTAGTGAATATGgctgatatgtatgtgtatatatgtatatctatctatatatatatatatatatataagtatagatagacagatagatagataaacagatagatagataaatagatagatagatagacagatagatagacagacagacagacatatagacatatatacatacatacacacatacgtatacgcacaccACTACTTTGTTATAGAATTGAGCATCTGACGaatcagaagagaaaagagattgtTAGGAATCTCCTTATCTATTCTGTGGATATTGGTGTCAGTTTACCCTTAACGCCGACTTCTGCAGTTTGGTGTCGAGATTCTAGTCGAATGTTTCTGCAGGTTTTGCCAGTATCTCAGAGCGTTCAGTTTGTAGCGTTTCTCtaattatctgtttatcaataaatttttctgtctgtctacatatctatctagctatctttctgtcggtgtagctatctatctgtctgtcgacctATTTATCTGTGACTTTCTTCCTACTACCCTTTGTAAATACTTCCTTGAATTTTCATTCTGCATAACTTACCTCATTCCTCACTAAagtcttttttatctatatctttccctACAATCTGCTTCCTCAGTCCTAATGCTAACCTACCTCTCACTCTGCCAGGATTTCTGCAACTATGAAGACCACAAAGCAGCCTTATCTCCTAGAACAGCCGTTGTCCATTCCATTAGTGTATCTTCTGTCGCTCTTCTGAGTTCAGTTACCGCTCtcacttttatctcttcttcttctggtgctgctgctgcttctctcACTGATTGTGCTAACAGGAGCCAAACAATAACTGAATTCTTATGGTGTGCTCATAACAACTGGATGATTGAGACGTGTTCCAATTAGCATAGTGATTTCTTTCTCTGACTTACAATGCGCTTTAAGAACCAAGGTAGTAGAAATATATGGATTCGAAATGTAATTGAACTTGGCAcgaaatagatgaatgaaaaaaGGTTTTGACATAACCTTTataaggggaggttgggggagtggGTGTCAAATCCTAGTCTCGCCTAGGCCTACAAAATAGCTAGAACCAGTACAACTAAGTAACAACTAAATAGTTTTTTATGGACTGCACCTATCTATTATTTTTCCTACGTGCATTCTTGTTAGATATTTTGATTTCATGATCACAGCCTTTGCACAAcatcattcataatcataatgaataaagcttttaaagttttttttctgttcccccACAGACCATGGACTGCGATTTGTTCAGCCGTACGGTACAGATGTTCCAGCTAGAATGTATGGCAACAATGCATAAGGACAGCTCAAAGATACATGCTaattcacacattctctctctctctctctctctctctctctctctctctctctctctctctctctctctctctctctctctctctctctctctctctctctctctctctctctcacacacacacacacacacacacacacacacacacacacacacacacacacacacacacacacacacacacacacatgccagacACATCTCCGGATAATGTTTTATGCATCGGAACCGTACAATAATCAAAGTCAATTCTCTATGTGATATGTGATTTGTGATATATCAAAATATGTGCTATATCAAACATTGTCAGGTAATAAACACGATTAATAATACAATTGTACCTGTACTCGCACGCTGTGTTTCGAAAACCTAATGATCTTACGAGTTTCCTTTTGCAATGAAggttgcatgtgtttgtatgtgcacactcacacgtacaaacacgcaccgatatatatatatatatatatatatatatatatatatatatatatatatatatatatatatatatatatgtatatatatatacacatttttttcaacagccatccattcctctgcaggacataggcctctctcaattcactattgagaggttatatggcattgccacccttgcctgattggatgcccttcctaatcaaccgcgattcggcgtgccaacacttgtgccacggcggtgacttcccctacaacatatccttgagaagtcaaacacaggtgtcggaggggaagtcgccgccgtagtacaggtgttagcgcactgaaccgcggttgagtaggaagggcatccaatcaggcaaggcactgccacataacctctcagttgtgaaatgagagaggcctatgtcttgtagcggactgaatggctgttataaaaaGAATATACGGTTCATATATCTATAGTTGTTTATGGTAATTATGTTCAACCCACTGAAGCAGTAATAAAGTGTATTTATGTACCTCGATTTATTTCCTTTACCAAAAGTAGGGATATGTTAGTATATGTGGAATTTTCGTATTAATAACCCGTTTCTCTGTTATGTTGGAACctacttaatgaaaaaaaaaaaaatcttaagaattGACATCCGATGTGGATTCCGTCATCTTCGTAATGAAAAATGAATGTAGTGATACTTAAGATTGCTTCTAAAAGTAGTTTTATACTGTGACCGTGACTGAGACTGatattttttactactattattatactagATATATCTGCATCGATCTATTGCTACGTAATGGTTATAGACCCTAATTATTCCAATTTTATTATTAGCTAATAAACATTGGAATATTATCCATAGTAcgttagtagcagttgtagtcgAAAAGTTGCGGTCTTGTTATAACTGCTGTTGATAGCATTCTATCCTAGGTCTTGCTATTGTTATATATGTGAAGATgtattcatcattactgttactatatttAACTGATTGTGTATTCATTCAGGATGTGAGCATGTATATGCGCATGACAAAATGTAAGTATTCAGACGAAATTTAACAATGATtgagtatacacacgcacacacacatacacgcacacacacatacacgcacacacacatacacgcacacacacacaaacacacatacatacacacacacacatatgtacatatatatatatatatatatatatatatatatatatatatatatgtatatatatatatatatatatatattcatatatacatgtgtgtgtgtgcttgtgtgtgtgtgtgtgtgtgtgtgtgtgtgtgtatatatatatatgtatatatatgtatgtgtatacatatatatatatatatatatatatatatatatatatatatatatatatgtgtgtgtgtgtgtgggtgtgtgtgtgtgtgtgtgtgtgtgtgtgtgtgtgtatatatgtgtgtgtatatatatatatatatatatatatatgtgtgtgtgtgtgtgtgtgtgtgtgtgtgtgtgtgtgtacagtatgtatatatatatatatatatatatatatatatatatatatatatatatatatgcatacatatgcatatatgtataagtatgcccttatatatatatatatatatatatatatatatatatatatatatatatgtgtgtgtgtgtgtgtgtgtgtgtgtgtgtgtatatatatatatatatatatatatatatatattatatatatatatgtctgtgtgtgtgtgtgtgtgcatatatatatatatatatatatatgtgtgtgtgtgtgtgtgtgtgtgtgtgtgtgtgagtgtgtgtgtgtatgtgtgtgtgtgcttgtgtgtgtgtgtgtgcatatatatatacacacacatatatatatatatatatatatatatatgatatatatatatatatatatatatatatatatatatgccttcatatatgtaaatgtgtgtgtgtgtgtgtgtacatatgcacccacacacacacacattatatatatatatatatatatatatatatatatatatatatatatatatatatatatacacatatatatatatatacatatatgtatgcatatatatctataaatgtgtatgtgtatacatatgcacacacacacagacacacacacacacactcacacacacacacacacacacacacacacacacacacacacacacacacacacacacacacacacatatgtacatatatatatatatatatatatatatatatatatatatatatattcatatatacatgtgtgtgtgtgcttgtgtgtgtgtgtgtgtgtgtgtgtgtgtgtgtgtatatatatatgtatatatatgtatgtgtatacatatatatatatatatatgtgtgtgtgtgtgtgtgtgtgtgtgtgtgtgtgtacagtatgtatatatatatatatatatatatatatatatatatatatatatatatatatgcatacatatgcatatatataagtatgcccttatatacttatatatatatatatatatatatatatatatatgtgtgtgtgtgtgtgtgtgtgtgtgtgtgtgtgtgtgtgtgtgtgtgtgtgtgtgtgtacaggatgtgtatatatatatatatatatatatatatatatatatatatatatgcatacatatgcatatatatatgtatgccctgatatacttatatatatatatatatatatatatatatatatatatatatatgtgtgtgtgtgtgtgtgtgtgtgtgtgtgtgtgtgtgtgtatatatatatatatatatatatatatatatatatgtgtgtgtgtgtgtgtgtatatatatatatatatatatatatatatatatatatgtctgtgtgtgtgtgtgtgtgtgtgtgtgtgcatatatatatatatatatatatatatatatatatatatatatatgtgtgtgtgtgtgtgtgtgtgtgtgtgtgtgtgtgtgtgagtgtgtgtgtgtaggtgtgtgtgtgcttgtgtgtgtgtgtgtgcatatatatatatatatacatatatatatatatatacatatatatatatatatatgatatatatatatatatatatgccttcatatatgtaaatgtgtgtgtgtgtatacatatgcacccacacacacacacattatatatatatatatatatatatatatatatatatatatatatatatacacatatatatatacatatatgtatgcatatatatctataaatgtgtatgcgtatacatatgcacacacacacagactcacacacacgcactcacacacacacacacacacacacacacacacacacacacacacacacacacacacacacacatatatatatatatatatatatatatatatacatatatatatattatatatatatatatatatatatatatatgtgtgtgtgtgtgtgtgtgtgtgtgtgtatacatatatatgtatgtatatatacgcatatatgtataggtatacctatatatatacatatatatatacatatatgtatacatgtgtgcatatatatatatatatacatatttatacacacaaacacacacacacacacacacacacacacacacacagatatatatatatatatatatatatatatatatatatatatatgtgtgtgtgtgtgtgtgtgtgtgtgtgtgtgtgtgtgtgtacatatatatacatatatatatatatatatatatatatatttatatatttatatatagatatatatatatatatatattcatgtatattatatatatatatatatatataatatatatataatatatataatatatatatatatgcgtatatatacatatatatatatatatatatatatatatatatatatatatatatatttgtgtgtgtgtgtatatatatatatatatatatatatatatatatatatatatatatatatatatatatatatatatatatatatatgtatgtgtgtgtgtgtgtgtgtgtgtgtgtgtgtacatatatatatatatatatatatatatatatatatatatatacatatatatatttgtgtgtgtatatatatatacatatatttatatatatatatatatatatatatat
This genomic stretch from Penaeus chinensis breed Huanghai No. 1 chromosome 8, ASM1920278v2, whole genome shotgun sequence harbors:
- the LOC125027828 gene encoding metalloreductase STEAP4-like encodes the protein MDISDVSPYTAVGRPIKYSPITGKSIRPLYSAFASVPIILAAALPITTADSPAPSRTCANGGAAIMCYNNHDFIILIKNLVQAKPGTQLVLQTEAAKAPLVIVAVGCDHYRRLPAHLLQGKVVVDVANPTSPRDTSQPSFAEELQNLIPKAQVVKAFNVLSAYALENNVQQAAKQVSDKGNHVMAKSLVIELVKKMGYTPVDRGDLKSAREIEAIPLQLMPSWQRPLTIVGIMWLIHYLILFLNMTKPEPQMAHKVKPMHPYLTLLPQHVKRFQMCGALHEGETWTERTFKHLALLNLNRASAITALWTLSLCYLPGVIAAYLQLIRGTKYNRFPSWLDAWLKMRKQLGLSMLFLATVHTCLGLAVWSSRYDGLVWEKPLIFSANVKVNETTFVSKNITVHDSLMSLQGELFLTFGMFSMFITFILGVSSLPSVGATLTWREFTFIQSKLGWMALVTGTIHDGLLGWGFSINDYLVCSLPSGAQYALHFPLLTIAFKLPLLLPCVDNALQKIRRGHDRKKKKTVSPINSQPLDMTRRQRDHGLRFVQPYGTDVPARMYGNNA